AAACAGAACCCTACCAAGACGCTTGAGTGAAAGCGCCGCGCCGACCGCGCCGACCGGGTTGCCGAGAAAAAGCTTGGTGCCCCCCGCAAAGGGAAAAACACGAATGCCCTTCTGCGAAGCAAACCCGAGGACCCGGGATATCTCCTCGATGTTTTCGGGATAGAGAATTACTTCGGGAGAGAAGCCGAATTCGGGAACGTCTGAACCCGTATCCCCGTAAATGGGAACACGGGAAGCTGAAACCATCTTAGAGAGTTCTGTTACGTGAGACATCCTTTTTTCAAACCAACGGACCGTTAAACCTTGAACACGGGCCCCGCTCTACTAGAAAAGCTCCCCCATTTCCTTTGCGGGAGCAGTTTCGGAACCTCGTTTTTGCATCCCGGGCTCAACGCACGTTCTAGGAGTCGGGAACACCTTGCCGGGATTGCAGAGCCCTTCTTCGTCAAAAGCGCACCGCACAAGATTCATCGTATCTATTTCCTGTTCACTGAACATAAGCGGAAGAAACCTCTTCTTATCAAAACCCACACCGTGTTCTCCCGTAATGCTGCCGCCGACATCAACGCATACCCTGAGAATTTCGCCGGAAAGTTCCTCGGCTTTCTCGGATTCCCCCTCAACTTCGGGATCATAAAGCACCAGCGGATGAAGATTTCCGTCTCCCGCGTGAAAGACATTGGCAACCCGAAGGCCGTACCGTCTGCCGAGATCCCCTATCTCTCCAAGCACCCTGGCCAAGCTGCTCCTGGGAATTACGCCGTCCTGAACATAGTATCCGGGACTTATTTTCCCCATGGCGGCAAACGCGCTCTTACGCCCCTTCCAGAAAAGCTGTCTCTCGCTTTCATCCGCCGCCAGCTTTATTTCAATCGCACCGTTTTCCCGAAGTATCCCGGTCACGGCAGGAACCTGTGCGCTAACCTCCGCCCCGGGGCCGTCAAGCTCCACGAGAAGAATGGCTCCCGCGTCCCTGGGGTATCCGGCGCCTACCGTGGTCTCCACGGCGTTTATGCTGAGATTGTCCATGATTTCCATTCCCGCGGGAATAACCCCGGAAGAAATGATCGCGGAGACCGACGCCCCGGCGTCCTCGATTCTCTCAAACGAAGCAAAAAGAGTTTTAACCATCTGAGGTTTTTTTATTATTCTCAAAAAGACCTTGGTCACTATGCCCAAAAGCCCCTCGCTTCCGACCACAAGCGAAAGAAGGTCATATCCGAGACTCTCCGGGGTAGGACCCCCTAGCGTGACCACCGCTCCGTCGGGCAGAACCATCTCCACTCCGAGCACATGGTTGGTCGTGACTCCATACTTAAGACAATGAACTCCGCCTGAATTCTCCGCGACATTGCCCCCTATTGTGCACACGATCTGGCTTGAAGGATCGGGGGCGTAGTAAAATCCCTCGGCACTCACGGCATCGGTTACGGAAATATTTACCACTCCGGGCTCGACCACGACAACGCGGTTCGGGATATCCACATGAAGAATCCTGTTCATTCTTGAAAGTGATATCACTATTCCCTCGCGACTGGGAAGAGCGCCGCCGGATAGGCCGGTTCCCGCCCCTCTCGGAACAAAAGGAATCTTCTCGCGATTGCAGAGTTTCACAACCAGGGAGACTTCCTCCACATTTGAGGGAAGAACAACGAAAAGAGGTGTTACCCTGTATCCCGTGAGCCCGTCGCTTTCATAAACGATCAGCTCATCCTTGGCTGATATAACCGCCCCGGCGCCCAGGATTTCCACAAGTTCCGAGGCGATACGGGATTTCCATCCGTCGGTTCTTTTTACAGCTTGCGAGTCCATCGTTAAAATCAAGAGGGTAAGTTTCCCTTAACAATATCCTTAGCATCCTGCTTTATCATAAGGATGAGCAGGTCTTTTGCCCTAGACATCGACACGTAAAGAAGAGATTCCCAATTATCTCCTAGCAATCCTTCCGCCTCTACCACAACAATTACAACCGGACTTTCAAGCCCCTTGAAAGAATGTATTGTGGAAAATTTTACGATCTCTTTCTTCCAGAGGACATCCAATTCCTTGGAGCAATCTTCAACAGGAAATCCTGATATTCTTTTCTCGCAGGATAGAACCGATTTCTCTAAGCTGAGCGAAGAAAGAAGTACTATTCCCTCTAGGGAGATTTCGTCTTGAAGAAGGGAACTGATCTCTCCGCCGAGTTTATTGACGAAATCCGCTGAGTCTTTCCAGTACCTGCGCTTGACAGGAGGACCCTGCTCTCTAACAAATCTGGATGGAGGATTTTCAAACCCTGAAAGACGATAGACTTCTTCTGCTATGTTTCTAGTGTTTCTGCAGTTGACCGTTAGGTCGAATCTAGGGATGTCTTGAACGCCGCAAAATTTTTTCAGTGCATCAATGGGGTCTTCCGTTTTGTCGTAGATAGTCTGGCGAGAAAAATCGCCGAAAATTGCCCAGTGACCACCGGAAAATCTTCCCTGTATGGCAAGATCAAGAGCGTTCAGTTTTGTTTCCTGACACAGGTCCTGTGCCTCATCCATGACCAGCAGATCAAACTGCGGACCGAGTTCTTCAAGAGC
The Candidatus Dadabacteria bacterium DNA segment above includes these coding regions:
- a CDS encoding FAD-binding protein; its protein translation is MDSQAVKRTDGWKSRIASELVEILGAGAVISAKDELIVYESDGLTGYRVTPLFVVLPSNVEEVSLVVKLCNREKIPFVPRGAGTGLSGGALPSREGIVISLSRMNRILHVDIPNRVVVVEPGVVNISVTDAVSAEGFYYAPDPSSQIVCTIGGNVAENSGGVHCLKYGVTTNHVLGVEMVLPDGAVVTLGGPTPESLGYDLLSLVVGSEGLLGIVTKVFLRIIKKPQMVKTLFASFERIEDAGASVSAIISSGVIPAGMEIMDNLSINAVETTVGAGYPRDAGAILLVELDGPGAEVSAQVPAVTGILRENGAIEIKLAADESERQLFWKGRKSAFAAMGKISPGYYVQDGVIPRSSLARVLGEIGDLGRRYGLRVANVFHAGDGNLHPLVLYDPEVEGESEKAEELSGEILRVCVDVGGSITGEHGVGFDKKRFLPLMFSEQEIDTMNLVRCAFDEEGLCNPGKVFPTPRTCVEPGMQKRGSETAPAKEMGELF